From one Microbulbifer sp. A4B17 genomic stretch:
- a CDS encoding DUF3012 domain-containing protein gives MKKVFVLTSAVIALIALTGCEPKRGSDAWCEKMDGIPKGQWTFDDTRDYTKYCVFNQKPEEE, from the coding sequence ATGAAAAAAGTATTTGTCCTGACCAGCGCTGTGATCGCCCTTATCGCACTGACCGGCTGTGAGCCCAAACGGGGTTCCGATGCCTGGTGCGAAAAAATGGATGGCATTCCCAAAGGGCAGTGGACTTTTGACGATACCCGCGACTACACAAAATATTGTGTCTTCAACCAAAAGCCGGAAGAGGAATAA
- a CDS encoding DUF4194 domain-containing protein, which translates to MIEQALEEALAQCRLNRSEFSELLVRLLDYGVICRDESVIETTLYDRFQRCEQLVREWLAPLGLRLQHDSRFQFIRVYPPGAEVPGLPDQEEPHHGGFRARLSQQEVAAILALRVEYDKALREGQVDESGCAALSMEALELGMRNLLKMSLPDKHAERKNLLKKLRQLRLVQFSSEEVETSAEVWLRVRPTIAHFVSESVLHQLIDSEAPPAVESEATQADEIDQAEETEQEQALERITPEVEDNSLFESEAAS; encoded by the coding sequence GTGATTGAACAGGCTTTGGAAGAGGCCCTGGCGCAGTGTCGCCTGAACCGCAGCGAATTTTCCGAGCTGCTGGTGCGCCTGTTGGATTACGGCGTTATCTGCCGGGATGAAAGCGTAATTGAGACCACGCTTTATGATCGCTTCCAGCGCTGTGAGCAGCTAGTGCGCGAGTGGTTGGCCCCGCTGGGGTTGCGTTTGCAGCACGACAGCCGTTTCCAGTTTATCCGCGTGTATCCGCCCGGCGCCGAAGTGCCAGGTCTGCCGGATCAGGAAGAGCCGCACCATGGCGGCTTCCGCGCCCGCCTCAGCCAGCAGGAGGTGGCCGCGATTCTCGCCTTACGAGTGGAATACGATAAAGCGCTGCGGGAAGGGCAAGTGGATGAGAGCGGTTGTGCCGCGCTGTCGATGGAAGCCCTGGAACTGGGCATGCGCAACCTGCTGAAAATGTCCCTGCCGGATAAACACGCCGAGCGTAAAAACCTGCTGAAGAAATTGCGCCAGCTGCGCCTGGTGCAGTTCAGCAGCGAAGAAGTGGAGACCAGTGCGGAAGTCTGGTTGCGCGTACGCCCGACCATCGCCCACTTTGTCAGCGAGTCGGTATTGCACCAGCTGATCGACAGCGAAGCCCCGCCCGCAGTGGAGAGCGAGGCCACTCAAGCTGATGAAATTGATCAGGCTGAAGAGACGGAACAAGAGCAAGCGCTCGAACGCATCACTCCTGAAGTCGAAGATAACAGCCTGTTTGAGAGTGAAGCCGCTTCCTAG
- a CDS encoding condensation domain-containing protein produces the protein MGIRHLSDAHVASFLRQFGSALNDLLEDQLLSLSLLRTGEGEFIFLTKCHHIISDGISLSLLWSEVLSRSPSLYVSANCCDTATLE, from the coding sequence ATGGGTATTCGCCATCTGAGCGATGCGCATGTAGCGAGTTTTCTGCGCCAGTTTGGGAGTGCACTAAATGATCTGCTTGAGGATCAGTTGCTGAGCCTCAGCCTTCTTCGCACCGGAGAGGGTGAATTTATATTCCTAACCAAATGCCACCATATCATTAGTGATGGAATCAGTTTATCGCTCCTCTGGTCCGAAGTTCTGTCCCGATCCCCTAGTTTGTATGTGTCGGCTAATTGTTGTGATACTGCTACTTTGGAATAG
- the cysS gene encoding cysteine--tRNA ligase: protein MSLQVYNTFSGKKEPFVPLVEDQVRMYVCGPTVYNRVHIGNARPVVVFDTLYRVLKRNFSDVIYARNITDIDDKIMKTARDNGEEIGVLSARYAQAYYEDMAALNNLEPDIVPYATQHLPEMIAMIESLLEKGHAYAAEGHVLFAVESMQEYGQLSKRSLDDMLAGARVEVAPYKKYAGDFVLWKPSADDEPGWDSPWGRGRPGWHLECSAMIKKHLGDTIDIHGGGRDLTFPHHENERAQSCCANGVDFVRYWMHNGYVNINGEKMSKSLGNFRMVKDLLSQYPGEVLRFALLSAHYRSELNFSADLLDQAWRTLDTLYGALRETEAVEAEAADLNDSAFIKALEDDLNTPIAISELHQIARDLNKADEADKARLKGLLLAAADMLGILQQDPEAWFKQARGGDEGISAEEVEALIEERAQSKKNRDFARADEIREELKSKGVVLEDSREGTKWRRE, encoded by the coding sequence ATGTCTCTACAGGTCTACAACACGTTTTCCGGGAAGAAAGAACCCTTCGTACCACTGGTGGAAGATCAGGTGCGCATGTATGTGTGTGGCCCCACCGTGTACAACCGCGTGCATATTGGCAATGCCCGCCCTGTGGTGGTGTTTGACACCCTGTACCGGGTACTGAAAAGAAATTTCAGCGATGTGATTTACGCGCGCAATATCACCGATATTGACGACAAAATCATGAAGACCGCGCGGGATAACGGCGAGGAAATCGGCGTGCTGTCAGCGCGCTATGCCCAGGCTTACTACGAGGATATGGCCGCGCTCAATAACCTGGAGCCGGATATTGTCCCCTACGCCACTCAGCACTTGCCGGAAATGATCGCGATGATCGAAAGCCTGCTGGAGAAAGGCCACGCCTACGCCGCCGAAGGCCATGTGCTGTTCGCCGTGGAATCCATGCAGGAGTACGGTCAGCTGTCCAAGCGCTCCCTCGACGATATGCTCGCCGGTGCGCGGGTGGAAGTAGCGCCTTACAAAAAGTACGCCGGCGACTTCGTACTGTGGAAGCCGTCCGCCGATGACGAGCCCGGCTGGGACAGCCCCTGGGGCCGTGGGCGCCCGGGTTGGCACTTGGAGTGCTCGGCCATGATCAAGAAGCACCTGGGTGACACTATCGATATCCATGGCGGCGGTCGCGACCTGACCTTCCCCCACCACGAAAACGAGCGCGCCCAGAGCTGCTGCGCCAATGGTGTGGATTTTGTGCGCTACTGGATGCACAACGGCTACGTGAATATCAATGGCGAAAAAATGTCCAAGTCCCTGGGCAACTTCCGCATGGTCAAAGACCTGCTGAGCCAATACCCCGGTGAAGTGCTGCGTTTCGCACTGCTGTCTGCCCACTACCGTTCAGAACTGAATTTCAGTGCTGATTTGCTGGATCAGGCATGGCGCACCCTGGATACTCTCTACGGTGCCCTGCGTGAAACGGAAGCGGTTGAGGCTGAAGCGGCAGATCTTAACGACAGTGCCTTTATCAAGGCGTTGGAAGACGATCTGAATACGCCGATCGCCATCAGCGAGTTGCACCAGATTGCCCGCGACCTGAACAAAGCCGATGAGGCGGATAAAGCACGCCTGAAAGGTTTGCTGCTGGCCGCTGCAGATATGCTGGGCATTCTCCAGCAAGACCCGGAAGCCTGGTTCAAACAGGCCCGTGGTGGAGATGAAGGTATTTCTGCCGAAGAAGTTGAAGCACTGATCGAAGAGCGCGCACAGAGCAAGAAGAACCGTGACTTTGCCCGCGCCGATGAGATTCGCGAAGAGTTAAAATCCAAAGGTGTGGTGCTTGAGGATAGCCGCGAAGGGACCAAGTGGCGCCGCGAATAG
- a CDS encoding peptidylprolyl isomerase produces the protein MITLHTTHGDIAIELDFEKAPKTAANFLQYCRDDFYTGTVFHRVINNFMIQGGGMTPDMQQKETRDSIENEANNGLKNDTGTLAMARTMDPHSASSQFFINVKDNDFLNFRSEDSQGWGYCVFGKVVDGMDVVNKIKDVKTGSKGFHQDVPLETIEITGISISDAYADK, from the coding sequence ATGATCACCCTTCACACAACCCATGGAGATATAGCCATCGAATTGGATTTCGAAAAGGCACCCAAGACTGCTGCCAACTTTTTGCAGTACTGCCGTGACGATTTCTATACCGGCACTGTCTTCCACCGGGTGATCAACAACTTTATGATCCAAGGTGGCGGCATGACTCCGGACATGCAGCAGAAGGAAACCCGCGACTCCATCGAAAACGAAGCCAACAATGGCTTGAAGAACGACACTGGCACCCTGGCCATGGCCCGCACCATGGATCCGCATTCCGCCAGCTCCCAGTTCTTTATCAATGTTAAGGACAACGATTTCCTGAACTTCCGCAGCGAAGACTCTCAGGGTTGGGGTTACTGCGTATTTGGTAAGGTTGTCGACGGCATGGACGTGGTCAACAAAATCAAAGACGTTAAAACCGGCAGCAAAGGCTTCCACCAGGACGTACCCCTGGAGACTATCGAAATCACCGGTATCAGCATCTCTGACGCCTACGCCGATAAGTAA
- a CDS encoding ATP-binding protein, translated as MFLKKLILINWGNIPQLEYDFGPINLFSGGNGSGKTTAADAIQTLMTAAHDTLFTFNPGQDETTQRGRGGKQVRTLASYVLGCDDGSYARVEPTDCYIAGIFHPTSGEDDAEPFTAVMGIRAHLDNSSKPAQARQSDLRFFVFPGEQLVMGDFVRDYTDGKHLLPLDKFNQVLSKQFEKVEQYDKKKAYLRRLYGALRGRRDAVSDREAMHAARTFANFMAYKPVKSINDFVAQEVLEKRDLGDAIRSVSELMKTIHSMEQEARQIVERVSSLEAIAQSVELYREQWLQLRVQEYLCARHHQQRVQKSYLSGKNDQKKLRSDLDNNEREVRVASERVEQLNGQLVELQAQRLGIDALRNKDELEQRINNALSLLSQQHTPMSAEEARWRENREAAEELLNLLNSTSAELEIPAFSDKALVQAIKQVAREEDLPDLHKLLGKDWIDLAALEPLRERAASSEALQNRLFDLLDSSGKAGASDEVSPKEQIAQQASRWEQKVQQLQKQLRTQESRIQHLQANRVRYPQSVEAALAAIRKQCLEAEPRVLCDYVEVLDERWQMAIEGYLGGARFSIIVEPEHEARAIRIVRSLPGRNNRARVIQGDKARRDAERLDTPSGSIIELMEFTHKTAEHYLRASYGAVVQVEDEHELRGTRRGLTADGMASGNYSMWRCDMDDAELVFGQGARARALAAQQRAMEQFLEEAAHVNERHQLYRRVTNAVRGLANIKLLSIVDSALAAQREWRSAERALENLDLKDFEQFEQQVDELKAQLKDQQKQLSDLQRKHGSLETKLRSNEKLLYALSGELESLDDAASDSEEMVRRITAIDPTFDAEQVLVTADEQVERAADNFDFSADIESWQGQLEKYSRQLDRAVMEYNATCASVDTLVFEPDLSGGHKDGLFKLISGLGDQVETLRNRLKNNLLVERHDQLLGLKKSFNTTFVTHLCHAIYQSINDGKRVLDDLNKELEHHRFGADRERFRFDYQWVAEFKEYWSFFKAVIELPNLGEEQSLFDTDLAPKHRKVRDRLLSMLLSEDEQVARRELDRISDYRNYRSYEIYKEPEGKEPIALSQYGTGSGGQLETPAYIIRSAAVTSAFRFGESGSHLQMVLVDEAFSKMDESRSKEVIRYLTETLGLQLLFIMPSSKSGPFMDLISNQFVFSKCPSAKPIGQLNTRVYVDRKVCNQERIAELWANHRRTIRQQASLDFMDLVEVEG; from the coding sequence ATGTTCCTAAAAAAACTGATCCTGATTAACTGGGGCAATATCCCGCAGTTGGAATATGATTTCGGCCCGATCAACCTGTTTTCCGGTGGCAACGGTTCCGGTAAAACCACGGCGGCCGATGCTATCCAGACATTGATGACCGCCGCCCACGACACCCTGTTTACCTTTAACCCGGGGCAGGATGAAACCACCCAGCGCGGGCGCGGTGGCAAGCAGGTGCGGACGCTAGCTTCCTATGTACTGGGTTGTGACGACGGCAGTTACGCCCGTGTAGAGCCCACCGACTGTTACATCGCCGGTATTTTTCACCCCACCAGCGGTGAAGACGATGCTGAGCCCTTTACCGCAGTGATGGGGATTCGCGCGCACCTGGATAACAGCAGCAAACCCGCCCAGGCCCGCCAGAGTGATTTGCGCTTTTTCGTATTCCCCGGCGAACAGTTGGTGATGGGGGATTTTGTCCGGGATTACACCGACGGCAAACACCTGCTGCCGCTGGATAAATTCAACCAGGTCCTAAGCAAGCAGTTCGAAAAAGTAGAGCAGTACGACAAGAAAAAGGCCTACCTGCGCCGCCTTTACGGCGCCCTGCGCGGACGCCGCGATGCGGTCTCCGATCGCGAGGCCATGCACGCCGCGCGCACCTTTGCCAATTTTATGGCCTACAAGCCGGTAAAAAGCATCAACGATTTTGTCGCCCAGGAAGTGTTGGAAAAACGTGATCTGGGTGATGCCATCCGCTCCGTATCCGAGCTGATGAAAACCATTCACAGCATGGAGCAGGAAGCCCGCCAGATTGTGGAGCGGGTCAGTTCCCTGGAGGCCATCGCCCAGTCGGTAGAGCTCTACAGGGAGCAGTGGTTGCAGTTGCGGGTGCAGGAATATTTGTGCGCACGCCACCACCAGCAGCGGGTACAAAAGAGTTATCTGAGCGGCAAGAACGACCAGAAAAAACTGCGCAGCGATCTGGACAACAATGAGCGCGAAGTGCGCGTCGCCTCCGAGCGCGTCGAGCAGCTCAATGGCCAGCTGGTAGAGCTTCAAGCCCAGCGCCTGGGTATCGATGCGCTGCGCAATAAGGACGAACTGGAACAGCGTATTAACAATGCCCTGAGCCTTCTGTCCCAGCAGCACACTCCGATGTCTGCCGAAGAGGCCCGCTGGCGCGAGAACCGCGAGGCCGCCGAAGAATTATTAAACCTGCTCAACTCCACCTCCGCCGAGCTGGAAATTCCCGCCTTCTCCGATAAAGCACTGGTGCAGGCGATCAAGCAGGTAGCCCGCGAGGAAGACCTGCCGGATCTGCACAAGTTGTTGGGTAAGGACTGGATTGACCTGGCTGCATTGGAGCCACTGCGGGAGCGCGCTGCCAGCAGCGAAGCTCTACAGAACCGCCTCTTCGACCTGCTGGATAGCAGTGGCAAAGCCGGCGCCAGTGATGAGGTTTCCCCCAAAGAGCAGATTGCCCAGCAGGCCTCCCGCTGGGAGCAAAAAGTGCAGCAGCTGCAAAAGCAGCTGCGCACCCAGGAGAGCCGCATTCAGCATCTCCAGGCCAACCGCGTGCGCTACCCCCAATCGGTGGAAGCGGCCCTGGCCGCAATTCGCAAGCAGTGCCTTGAGGCGGAGCCCCGCGTCCTGTGTGATTATGTGGAAGTGCTGGATGAGCGCTGGCAGATGGCGATTGAAGGCTATCTGGGCGGCGCGCGCTTCTCGATTATTGTGGAGCCGGAACACGAGGCCCGCGCGATTCGTATCGTGCGCAGCCTGCCCGGTCGCAACAACCGCGCCCGCGTGATCCAGGGGGATAAAGCCCGTCGCGATGCGGAGCGCCTGGATACGCCGTCTGGCTCCATTATCGAACTGATGGAGTTCACCCATAAAACTGCCGAGCACTATCTGCGCGCCTCCTACGGTGCTGTGGTGCAGGTGGAGGATGAACACGAGCTGCGCGGCACCCGCCGGGGCCTGACTGCCGACGGTATGGCCAGTGGCAACTACAGCATGTGGCGCTGCGATATGGACGATGCCGAGCTGGTCTTCGGCCAGGGCGCCCGCGCCCGCGCACTGGCGGCGCAGCAGCGCGCTATGGAGCAGTTTCTGGAAGAGGCTGCCCACGTCAACGAGCGCCACCAGCTCTACCGCCGAGTCACCAACGCGGTGCGCGGACTGGCGAATATCAAGCTGTTGTCCATTGTGGATTCCGCACTGGCGGCCCAGCGGGAATGGCGCAGCGCTGAGCGGGCCCTGGAAAACCTGGACCTGAAGGACTTCGAGCAGTTCGAGCAGCAGGTTGATGAACTTAAGGCCCAGCTTAAAGACCAGCAGAAGCAGCTGTCGGACCTCCAGCGCAAGCATGGCTCTCTGGAGACCAAGCTAAGAAGCAACGAAAAACTCTTATACGCCCTGTCTGGCGAGCTGGAGTCCCTGGACGATGCCGCCAGTGACAGCGAGGAAATGGTAAGGCGTATTACCGCCATCGATCCCACTTTCGATGCCGAGCAAGTACTAGTTACTGCCGACGAGCAGGTAGAGCGCGCCGCCGACAACTTTGACTTCTCAGCGGATATCGAAAGTTGGCAGGGACAGCTGGAGAAATACAGTCGCCAGTTGGATCGCGCGGTGATGGAGTACAACGCCACCTGTGCCAGCGTCGATACCCTGGTGTTTGAGCCAGACTTGAGTGGCGGCCATAAAGATGGTCTGTTCAAGTTGATCAGCGGTCTCGGCGATCAGGTAGAGACCCTGCGCAACCGCCTGAAGAACAACCTGCTGGTGGAGCGCCACGATCAATTGCTGGGATTGAAAAAATCCTTTAACACCACTTTTGTAACCCACTTGTGCCACGCTATTTACCAGTCCATTAACGATGGTAAGCGCGTGTTGGATGATCTGAACAAAGAGCTGGAACACCACCGCTTTGGCGCCGACCGCGAGCGCTTCCGTTTCGACTACCAGTGGGTGGCGGAATTTAAGGAGTACTGGAGCTTCTTTAAGGCGGTAATTGAACTGCCGAACCTGGGCGAAGAGCAGAGCTTGTTCGACACGGACTTGGCCCCCAAGCACCGCAAGGTGCGGGATCGCCTGTTAAGTATGCTGCTGAGTGAGGACGAGCAGGTAGCGCGGCGCGAGCTGGATCGCATCAGCGATTATCGCAACTACCGCAGCTATGAAATCTACAAAGAACCGGAAGGCAAGGAGCCGATTGCGCTCAGCCAGTACGGCACCGGTTCCGGCGGCCAGCTGGAAACTCCGGCTTATATTATCCGCTCCGCAGCGGTCACTTCGGCTTTCCGCTTTGGTGAAAGCGGCAGCCATTTGCAGATGGTGCTGGTGGATGAGGCCTTCTCCAAAATGGATGAGTCCCGCTCCAAGGAAGTGATCCGGTA
- a CDS encoding Wadjet anti-phage system protein JetA family protein, protein MFFVDSYQHFFRPLTGKYREQVVECLRLLYERLYTAKADYGESLLREQILEIFAEALTRAPQLDSEDGVQDPEGRFRNLRDQAVWVLNSLVEFGWLEKQVDSATLTATYPFSRRGRLFTQPLVEVNGTRVRTRHRNTRNTLNALEAFASRGEIHDLIDAWEYSERIVADFTDMIAELEERKREMVREVEAQLLVQQATDEFFSFMESRFQPDLAIRLSADSVEKHRDSINRVIDCIRRKEDMQKAEWEKRLRQLLPELVQPGHSLLWLMLDTIEDRMRRACEVKLPALRRALQGFTKRADIIIRQLSYLHSQAEGEFADLCQRLGESQQKTQILERLGEQLGGFQLRLFDPKQTQLWQRNRRQPVNTRVEDETPIGEENRREIELQQLLDQAFNFNNSNLRDYLSDALGTGCQINSRNLPLRDARDLLAMSHVIEAAAVNQSGAADLQVKFTGEIASNDYFTEFDEYILELKNSD, encoded by the coding sequence TTGTTCTTCGTCGATTCCTACCAGCACTTCTTCCGCCCGCTGACCGGTAAATACCGCGAACAGGTGGTTGAGTGCTTGCGTCTTTTGTATGAGCGTCTGTACACCGCCAAGGCCGACTACGGTGAGTCTTTGCTGCGCGAGCAGATCCTGGAAATTTTTGCCGAGGCCCTGACCCGCGCGCCCCAACTCGATAGTGAAGATGGTGTGCAGGACCCCGAGGGCCGCTTCCGCAACCTGCGCGATCAGGCCGTCTGGGTACTGAATAGCCTGGTGGAGTTCGGTTGGCTGGAGAAGCAGGTGGACAGCGCCACGCTCACCGCCACCTATCCGTTTAGCCGCCGGGGCCGCCTTTTCACTCAGCCGCTAGTGGAAGTGAACGGCACTCGCGTGCGCACCCGCCACCGCAATACCCGCAACACCTTAAATGCCCTGGAAGCCTTTGCCAGCCGAGGTGAAATCCACGACTTGATCGATGCTTGGGAATACTCCGAGCGTATCGTGGCGGATTTCACCGATATGATCGCCGAGCTGGAAGAGCGCAAGCGGGAAATGGTGCGGGAAGTGGAGGCCCAATTGCTGGTGCAGCAGGCCACCGATGAGTTTTTCTCCTTTATGGAGAGCCGTTTCCAGCCGGACCTGGCTATCCGTCTGTCTGCGGACAGCGTGGAGAAGCACCGCGATTCCATCAACCGGGTGATTGACTGCATTCGCCGCAAGGAGGATATGCAGAAAGCGGAGTGGGAGAAGCGCCTGCGCCAACTGCTGCCGGAGTTGGTGCAACCGGGCCACTCCCTGCTGTGGCTGATGCTCGATACCATCGAGGACCGCATGCGCCGCGCCTGCGAGGTGAAGTTGCCCGCTTTGCGCCGCGCGCTACAGGGCTTTACCAAGCGTGCCGATATTATTATTCGCCAGCTCAGTTACTTGCACAGCCAGGCCGAGGGCGAGTTTGCGGACCTGTGCCAGCGTCTCGGTGAGAGCCAGCAAAAAACACAAATTCTCGAGCGGCTGGGCGAACAGCTGGGCGGCTTCCAGCTGCGCCTGTTTGACCCCAAGCAAACCCAGCTGTGGCAGCGCAACCGCCGCCAGCCGGTGAATACCCGGGTCGAAGATGAAACCCCCATCGGTGAAGAAAACCGCCGCGAGATCGAGCTGCAACAACTGCTCGACCAGGCGTTTAACTTCAATAACAGTAACCTGCGCGATTATCTGAGCGATGCCCTCGGCACCGGCTGCCAGATCAACAGCCGCAACCTGCCATTGCGCGATGCGCGTGATCTGCTCGCTATGAGCCATGTGATCGAAGCGGCGGCGGTGAACCAGAGCGGCGCCGCCGACCTGCAGGTGAAATTTACCGGTGAAATCGCCAGCAATGACTATTTCACCGAATTTGACGAATATATCCTGGAGCTGAAAAACAGTGATTGA
- a CDS encoding UDP-2,3-diacylglucosamine diphosphatase: MSTYFISDLHLDEKRPDITRAFFDFLHGRAAGAEALYILGDFFEAWVGDDDDAPLAREVIGELSRYSGTGVELYLMHGNRDFLLGSDFAQRAGATLLQDPTALSLGNERVLLMHGDSLCTLDKEYMAFRRQARDPKWQQELLAKSLQERRSIAAQIRMASKSMNSRKAEDIMDVTQEEVERVMLEHNVLRLIHGHTHRPARHALTINGEQAERIVLGDWDKNAWCLKADKDSLELIHWPIG; the protein is encoded by the coding sequence TTGTCTACTTATTTTATTTCTGACTTGCACCTCGACGAAAAACGCCCGGATATTACCCGGGCGTTTTTTGATTTCCTGCACGGGCGAGCTGCCGGTGCTGAGGCGCTATATATTCTCGGCGACTTTTTTGAGGCGTGGGTTGGCGACGACGACGATGCCCCGCTGGCCCGCGAAGTGATTGGCGAGCTAAGCCGCTATAGCGGTACCGGCGTAGAGTTGTACCTGATGCACGGCAATCGGGATTTCCTGTTGGGTAGCGACTTCGCCCAGCGCGCGGGAGCCACTTTACTTCAGGACCCGACTGCGTTGTCCCTCGGTAATGAGCGCGTGCTGCTTATGCACGGCGACAGCCTTTGCACCCTCGACAAAGAGTATATGGCGTTCCGCCGCCAGGCCCGGGACCCCAAGTGGCAACAAGAGCTATTGGCCAAGTCCCTACAGGAACGCCGCTCTATTGCCGCGCAGATTCGTATGGCATCCAAGAGTATGAACAGCCGCAAGGCCGAAGACATCATGGATGTAACCCAGGAAGAAGTGGAGCGGGTGATGCTTGAGCACAATGTGCTTCGACTGATCCACGGCCACACCCACCGGCCCGCCCGCCACGCGTTGACGATCAACGGTGAACAGGCGGAGCGTATTGTGCTGGGAGACTGGGATAAGAATGCCTGGTGCCTGAAAGCGGACAAAGACTCACTGGAGTTGATTCACTGGCCGATCGGCTAG
- a CDS encoding glutamine--tRNA ligase/YqeY domain fusion protein produces the protein MTSESKPAHFLQNLIREDLTEGRVTQIATRFPPEPNGYLHIGHAKSICLNFGLAQEFGGTCNLRFDDTNPAKEEEEFVDAIKRDVSWLGFEWNGEAKYSSDNFDQLYEWALHLIKDGKAYVCDLSAEEARHYRGTLKEPGKNSPFRDRSVEENLALFEKMRNGEMEEGQCSLRAKIDMAAPNINLRDPIIYRIKKMAHHQTGDKWCIYPSYDFAHGQCDAIEGISHSICTLEFEDHKPLYDWLIENLPVPSRPRQYEFARLHLNYTVVSKRKLKQLVDEGHVDGWDDPRMPTLSGMRRRGFTPASIRNFCEMIGVTRSDSVVDVGMLEYSIRDDLDKNAPRAMCVMEPLKVTLKNYPEGQEEMLSAPGHPVRDDLPARELPFGRTLYIEKEDFREEANKKYKRLVLGKKVRLRNAYVIFAEEVVKNDAGEIIEVICSVDLDTLGKDPADGVKPKGVIHWVSADNNVDCEVRLYDRLFNDAAPDAGGKNFLDCVNPDNLQILKGCKAEIGLAKAEPEQGYQFERNGYFCRDSKYGSAEAPVFNRTIGLRDSWAKEQNK, from the coding sequence ATGACATCCGAGAGCAAGCCAGCTCACTTTTTACAGAACCTTATCCGTGAAGATCTGACTGAGGGCCGGGTTACGCAGATCGCGACCCGCTTCCCGCCGGAGCCCAACGGCTACCTGCATATTGGCCACGCCAAGTCCATCTGTCTGAATTTTGGTCTGGCGCAGGAATTCGGTGGCACCTGTAATTTACGCTTTGACGACACCAACCCGGCCAAGGAAGAAGAAGAGTTTGTCGATGCGATTAAGCGCGATGTCTCCTGGCTCGGTTTTGAGTGGAATGGCGAGGCGAAGTACTCCTCGGATAATTTTGATCAATTGTACGAGTGGGCTCTGCACCTGATTAAAGATGGCAAGGCCTATGTCTGCGACCTGTCCGCAGAAGAAGCTCGTCACTATCGTGGCACGCTGAAAGAGCCGGGCAAGAACAGCCCCTTCCGGGATCGCTCTGTCGAGGAAAACCTGGCGCTGTTTGAAAAGATGCGCAACGGTGAAATGGAAGAGGGCCAGTGCAGCTTGCGCGCCAAGATCGATATGGCCGCACCGAATATCAACCTGCGTGATCCGATCATCTACCGCATCAAAAAGATGGCTCACCACCAGACTGGTGATAAGTGGTGCATTTACCCCAGCTATGATTTCGCTCACGGACAGTGTGATGCGATTGAGGGTATCAGCCACTCCATCTGTACCCTGGAGTTTGAAGATCACAAGCCGCTGTACGACTGGCTGATCGAGAACCTGCCGGTGCCTTCGCGTCCGCGTCAGTATGAATTTGCCCGTCTGCACCTCAACTACACCGTGGTGTCCAAGCGCAAGCTCAAGCAACTGGTAGACGAAGGCCATGTAGACGGCTGGGATGATCCCCGCATGCCGACCCTGTCCGGTATGCGCCGTCGCGGCTTTACCCCGGCTTCCATTCGCAACTTCTGCGAGATGATCGGTGTAACCCGCTCCGACTCAGTTGTCGATGTGGGCATGCTGGAATACAGCATTCGCGACGATCTGGATAAAAATGCACCGCGCGCCATGTGTGTGATGGAGCCTTTGAAGGTCACCCTGAAAAATTACCCGGAAGGCCAGGAAGAGATGCTGTCGGCACCCGGCCACCCGGTGCGCGATGATCTGCCGGCCCGTGAACTTCCTTTTGGCCGCACTCTCTATATTGAGAAAGAGGATTTTCGCGAAGAGGCCAACAAGAAGTACAAGCGTCTGGTGCTGGGCAAAAAAGTTCGCCTCCGCAACGCCTATGTGATCTTTGCTGAAGAAGTCGTGAAGAACGATGCCGGTGAAATTATTGAGGTGATCTGCTCAGTTGATCTGGACACCCTGGGCAAAGACCCGGCCGACGGCGTTAAACCGAAAGGCGTTATTCACTGGGTATCTGCGGACAACAATGTCGATTGCGAAGTGCGTCTGTACGATCGCCTGTTCAATGATGCGGCGCCGGATGCCGGCGGTAAGAACTTCCTCGACTGCGTAAACCCGGACAACCTGCAAATCCTAAAAGGCTGTAAGGCGGAAATCGGCCTGGCCAAAGCGGAGCCGGAGCAGGGCTACCAGTTCGAGCGCAACGGCTACTTCTGTCGCGACAGCAAGTACGGCAGCGCAGAAGCGCCGGTGTTTAACCGCACCATTGGTCTGCGCGACAGCTGGGCCAAAGAGCAAAACAAATAG